A genome region from Deltaproteobacteria bacterium includes the following:
- a CDS encoding MerR family transcriptional regulator, translating to MPTPASPGSGKRFRIGQVAKILGVEPYVLRFWEEEFPSLTAARTPKGQRYYTEEHVRLLKRIRHLLHDEKLTIKGARRKLENPAGDMASLDMIRAELEEIRRLLMEKP from the coding sequence ATGCCCACGCCCGCGAGCCCCGGCTCGGGTAAACGTTTCCGAATTGGCCAGGTCGCCAAGATACTTGGCGTGGAACCATATGTGTTGCGTTTTTGGGAGGAGGAATTTCCGTCCCTCACGGCGGCGCGCACTCCCAAGGGGCAACGCTACTACACCGAGGAGCATGTCCGTCTTCTGAAGCGGATTCGCCATCTGCTTCATGATGAAAAGCTGACCATCAAGGGCGCGCGCCGCAAATTGGAAAATCCGGCCGGGGACATGGCATCCCTGGATATGATCCGTGCCGAATTGGAAGAAATACGACGTTTGTTGATGGAAAAACCCTGA